The Carassius gibelio isolate Cgi1373 ecotype wild population from Czech Republic chromosome B18, carGib1.2-hapl.c, whole genome shotgun sequence sequence TGTTTATTATAATTAGGCGTATAATTATATTTACTTgtttaccattcaaatgtttggggacaGTCAGTAGCATGCTTAGGCACCATGCAAACCACACAATTGCATGGGGAGACACAATTAtatacaaattaacatttttattcaacatttttatttctatatcaaACTTTCTGTTAATCAAAAACCCCGATAAAATCATcgtgttaaatataattataataatttataattgatgcattagcagacgcttttatccaaagcgacttacagtgcattcaggctgtacttatatatatatatatatatatatatatatatatatatatatatatatatatatatatatatatatatatatatatatatatatatatatatatatatatataggtttccGATAACTGGTCATTTGGAACGTTGACTTTAATGATCCAACTAATGTTAGAAGGTATAAACAGTGTTGAAATGTTACACACTTTTGCAAGTAGTTTCAGTAAGTTTCAGCTAATAAACCTTTGGTCTCgtctcaaacacaaatgcaaaggTAATGCATATAGATCAAATTATGTACACCCAGCGACACATTGGAGTTGCTTGTGGGCGTGTGCTAGTGTAAATGTGCAGAATTTATGTAATAAGTACAAGCATAGATATACATAATAAAGGCCTTTATTATGTATATCTATGAGTACAAGAGTAGGTTCGGGTTGCTATGCGACGTGTCCCGGAAGTAAATGTCTTCGTTGTGGCTTGTTGAATCATGGCTGCTTCAACAGTCAACAGTAATAGCCGTCACAAAAGGCAAACATGCATCGAGAAGCTGCCTTTACAAGACAGAGAGATTATTAAACCCTCCATAACAGAGCTCACCAAAGAAGTGCGGACCAACATCCTCTGTACGGTGGAAGGATGTGGGAAGATTCTGCCTAACACTCCAGCACTCAACATGCATCTGGTCAAGTCCCACAGAATCAAGGTACAACACTGCATCATAACCATGCtaaatttgttatttaatatttttatttcagttctgcTTCATTGTACAGGGTGAGTCTTATTTTACTTCTACTATCTTGACTCTTTTATAGTCCGTTATGTTTgtctttattgtttatatatatatatatatatatatatatatatatatatatatatatatatatatatatatatatatatatatatataaaaaattcccGATTCTGACTGTTGAGaatcagtttaaaatattttatcgtACACCGCTATATAGCATGCACCTGATTTGCCATATATCCATTGTTCTAACAAGTAATGCTACCTATCAGATAATGCTACAAGTATTTGTAATActgtaggggtaggtttagggttggggtagctGTAAAGAATAATAAAGCCTCACACCACATTAATATCATGTTTGAAGCAAAATCTGATGGGTAAGTAAGCATTTTTCATTGTTGAATTATGCTACTGTTTCaatgggaggtagcaaaatctgacCGGGTAGAACAAATCGTCAGAACACCTTTACTAGTACAACAAACAACTTTGTACTTTTAGTtagttaaatacaattaattaatctTTATACTCCCCAGacaggaaacatttcttaaattATTGTGCTTGACTTCAAATATGTGCTATAATATAAAGCAAAACCTCATTGTCAGAGCTATTCTGGGTATGTTAAGCATATATCTCTTTATCAGCTTTTTTTGTCAGCCCCTAGCTAGAATTGTCAATGTATTGAATAAGAGCTGCTTGACAGGCTGACAGCCTGAGTGACATAACCCAGTTTACAACACAGAATGAGCCAGGGCTGTTTGCCAAGCATGGACTCAAATTTCTGAAGTCTTTGTTGCACTGAGGAGGAAGAACTATGGTCAAAAAACTGTAATttcatgcctttttttttcattgttgcatCCCTCTGTGTATAAACACAAACTACATATAAATTTGGTGTCTGTCTATTTACTTTGCAGCCTGGGAAGGCAGTTTACTACTGTTGTTCTTTTTGTAACCTgctgatgtaaaaataaaaaaaataacaagtcCAACCTGACCATTcagaatgaaaaatattaaaggaatagttcatccaaaaattataattctttcatcatttacttacactcatgctgttttatttatgtttttcggTCTTCTGTGGGAAAattcaaatatttgaaaaaatctCTTCTTCTGAATATGATCACTTGTTATGTTTAAAACGGACCaacatttgatgaaaatgtatgaTGGTACTAACACTGAGGCATCACGTCACTAATGCCTCTAAATGTTGCACTTATACCGTCACAACTTACATTTTCTTCCTCAGGAACACAATTGATCTGTTTGTGGTTATTTCTGTTTGTCCTTGCTTTGGATTTCATCATGTTCAGTGACTCACACTGAATGGATTATTCTCCTCAGGGTCAATGCGATGGCTTTTCATAAGTGTGCTTCTCCTATTCCAATGTCTCAGATTAGTATGTAACCTTGGTTATAGGCAAATCAAGAGTTGTGATTCTCATAGTTACAGATGCAGCCTCTCATTGTGTATACAGAGAATAAAGATTACAGTCAGAACCAAGATTTTTTCTTGCTACTTGCACAAAAAACATATTCTTATTGCTGTCTTTTAAAGCTCTTTCTCACTATATTTCTTTTGATTTCAGGAGGGGCTGGTCAACCCTACAATTAGAAAGGACATTAAAGAATCACAAAAGCTCTACTGTTGCCCAATAGAAGGTTGTCCAAGAGGACCAAACAGACCCTTTTCTCAGTTTTCACTAGTTAAACAGGTATTTGCcattgattttgattttttttgtgtgtgtgtgtgtgtgtgtgtgtgtgtgtgtgtgtgtgtgttgttatttCACTGTTCTTTTGGTAAAtgacatttaattcattttttaacttgatatataatgtacagtattgttcaaaataatagcagtacaatgtgactaaccagaataatcaaggtttttcgtatattttttaattgctacgtggcaaacaagttaccagtaggttcagtagattctcagaaaacaaatgagacccagcattcatgatatgcacgctcttaaggctgtgcaattgggcaattagttgaattagttgaaagggatgtgttcaaaaaaatagcagtgtggcattcaatcactgaggtcatcaattttgtgaagaaacaggtgtgaatcaggtggcccctatttaaggatgaagccaacacttgttgaacatgcatttgaaagctgaggaaaatgggtcgttcaagacattgttcagaagaacagcgtactttgattaaaaagttgattagagaggggaaaacctataaagaggtgcaaaaaatgataggctgttcagctaaaatgatctccaatgccttaaaatggagagcaaaaccagagagacgtggaagaaaatggaagacaaccatcaaaatggatagaagaataaccagaatggcaaaggctcagccaatgatcacctccaggatgatcaaagacagtctggagttacctgtaagtactgtgacagttagaagacgtctgtgtgaagctaatctattttcaagaatcccccgcaaagtccctctgttaaaaaaaaggcatgtgcagaagaggttacaatttgccaaagaacacatcaattggcctaaagagaaatggaggaacattttgtggactgatgagagtaaaattgttctttttgggtcaaagggccacaggcagtttgtgagacgacccccaaactctgaattcaagccacagtacacagtgaagacagtgaagcatggaggtgcaagcatcatgatatgggcatgtttctcctactatggtgttgggcctatttatcgcataccagggatcatggatcagtttgcatatgttaaaatacttgaagaggtcatgttgccctatgctgaagaggacatgcccttgaaatggttgtttcaacaagacaatgacccaaaacacactagtaaacgggcaaagtcttggttccaaaccaacaaaattaatgttatggagtggccagcccaatctccagaccttaatccaattgagaacttgtggggtgatatcaaaaatgctgtttctgaagcaaaaccaagaaatgtgaatgaattgtggaatgttgttaaagaatcatggagtggaataacagctgagaggtgccacaagttggttgactccatgccacacagatgtcaagcagttttaaaaaactgtggtcatacaactaaatattagtttagtgattcacaggattgctaaatcccagaagaaaaaaaaatgtttgtacaaaatagttttgagtttgtacagtcaaaggtagacactgctatttttttgaacacacccctttcaactaattgcccaattgcacagccttaagagcgtgcatatcatgaatgctgggtcttgtttgttttctgacaatctactgaacctactggtaacttgtttgccacgtagcaataaaaaatatactaaaaaccttgattattctggttagtcacattgtactgctattattttgaacaatactgtatgtcctGCTAGGAAACAACTAACATGTTTCCTAATCTTACTAATGGTGTAGCACTTTATGAAGATGCATGCAGAAAAGAAGCACAAGTGTTTGAAGTGCAGTAATGGCTACAGCACTGAGTGGGACCTGCGGAGACATGTTGAGGATTGTGGGAGGACATACAGCTGTACATGTGGTTGTCCTTATGCCAGCAGAGCAGCACTGCTGTCTCATATCTACAGAACAGGCCATGAGGTTCCCAAAGAGCACAGGTACTCATTTTATCTGGCTAAGagttaaaactggttttgtgatgGTAGATTTTgccatattaaaacataaaaaagagcaTAGTATAATTTCCACCTTGGCTTGCTTTAATCATAATACTAATATCCTCtttcaaataaatagcatgtcTGACCTAGGATAATATGTGGCTCAGGACAGTCACTGTGTCTTTAATTGCTAACTTGTATCCCAGTGTAAGGCTGTTAATCATACTGTATGTCTTattaaaatgcaatgtttttcttAGGTATCCACCAGTGAAGAAGAGGAAAATGGAAATATTGTCAAGCAGTACAACAAATTTTATGCCTGATGAACTAATAAATGAAATTCCAgactgtaagaaaaaaatcagCGAAGGAGCAGTCCCTACCAAATTCATCTCTGGAACCTCGGCCACAGCAAAACACAACACTAACCACCCCAAACACACCCAGAAGCTCCTTCTCCCAAAGCCCAAAGTGGCCCTTGTCAATGTTCCTGTTATGCAGTTCACCCACCTGCCTGTTCTCCTACCCTCTGTGGAAAGTAGTGCCTTGAGGTCATTGGTCTTGTCTGTGGATGCACAAGGGTCCGTAAGCACTGTGCGTATTTTGTCACCGTCGGTCAGCACAGTGGTGCCTGATCTGAACAATAAGGCTTTCAAAGAGGCCTTTCCTGTACATACATCAGGCCAGGAAACAATTAGCACAGGGGTACAGGTCAATCTTGAGAGTCAAGCCTCTGTGGGAGATCCAATGTGTTTTGGATCCAGAAACAAAAGCACTTCAACAAACATTCAAACTGACATATCATACCTCAACAAAGGGATGGATGCTGGACCATTAACTGTCTCCCCCTGCTGTGAGGCCTCAGTGTCCTCTTGCTCTCAGACAGACATCAGTGTAAGCGCTCAGATTCAGTTGCCTGTTAATGTGCAAACCCAGACCCTACCCTCACAAATCAAAGCCACATTTTCCATTGGAGCACAGACAGATGTTTTCAGTTTCTCTTCCATTAATGTGACCCGGGAAACACAAACAAGCTGTTCTGCAGCCCCAGTGGATGAAAGCCAAATGGACCAAGAAATGTGCACAAATCTATTTGATACTGATACTCTCAGTGTCTCCACTCAGACTGCAGAGGCTGATGCACATTTCAGAACCAGTGGTTTAGAAGATCCTCTGACCAGCACTGGAGCTGGGCTTTTTGAGGACAAGACTGCTGCATCCATGTGTTTTGGGGCCCAGACTGATATTTTGCACCAAAACACAGTAGCAGACAACCAGACTCAGACCATGATACTTTTCCGTGACCTTGAGAATATTCTTTCTGACAGCATGACTGGGGTGGCTTCGAGCTGTTCTTCAGGTTTAGTTGGTACACATGAACCGCATCACACTGGCATTGACTTTGACTTTGAAGAGTTCCTTAATGCGACACACATTCAGACTCAGACAGAAGAAAGTGGTTTAAACAGTCTGAACACAGAGACAACTTTGGAACTCCTAGACATTGAGACACAGACTGACTTCCTGCTCTATGACAACCTTGGTAATGGGCACAACAGTGATGTTGGAACAAGGGTGCAACCAAGTGATCTGGAGCTTGAGATGTTTGACACTCAGACCCAGACAGACCTTAACTTCTTGCTAGACACGGGTGGGCACATGCCCCTTGGCAGTATCCTCAGACAGTCTAGTTTCAGCATGAGCACAGATTCCTcagacacagaaacacaaacCGATGTCAGGCCTGATCCACTTTCTCTGCCTTGCTCCCATGATGGGCAGGTGAGGCTCAGCACTGCTGAAACCCAGACCATCTCCAGTTCCTTTCAGAGCCTTGGCCACCTCTTCCACACTAGCAACGAGACCCAAACAGCAGTGGATGACTTCCTTTCAGCAGACTTGGCCTGGAACATGGAGTCTCACTTTAGCTCAGTGGAAACTCAAACATGTGAGGAGCTCATCTCACTATTTCAACACAATGAGAAATCCAAAAGCTAAAGGCTCCATCAAAGATGATTTGGTTGATTTAGGTCATATAATGAGGGAGTGAATCCTAGTATCTCCATCAGCAAGGGTGGCAGAACTTCAAAACAGTTCCTCACAACAATCTAGAGTGCAATCTGTCAGCtaataattgtgtgtgtaatCGCCAaattttattttagacacaatatttatCAAGTCCACAATAAGGTACTGCATATCTGCCCAAGTCTAAGGATGTATAAGTATACATTTGCAGCACTTTATCGCGCACTATTAATGATCAACATACAGTGGGGcttgaaagtttgggcaccccttgcagaatctgtgaaaatgcgagtaattttcaaaaaataagagagatcatactaaatgcatgttatattttatttcgtactgtcctgagtaagatattgtacataaaagatattaacatttagtccacaagacaaaaaaaaaatgctgaaattattaaaataaccccactcaaaagtacTGTGTTCcgttacctgatgatccttgactgtctttctgttttgtgatggttgtgcatgagtcccttgtttgttctgaacagtgaTACTAAGCAGcgctcttcagaaaaatcttaaaGGTCCTGCAggttcttcagttttccagcatctttgcatatttgaacccttcccagcagtgactttatgattttgagatgaatGGAATggaaaaaagttatatttcaacaaaataagacaaatttggccatcttcattgtgttcaaaagttttcaccccccagctcttaatgcatcttgtttccttctggagcatcagtgaatgtttgaatctttttaaatagttgtgtttgagtccctcaaatgtcctcagtgtgataagatgtatctcaaaatcataaagccactgcttgaaagggttcaaatatgcaaagatgcttgaaaactgaagaatctgcaggaccttaaagatttttctgaagaacgctgctcagtttaactgttcagaagaaACAAGGGATTCATGCAcgaccatcacaaaacagaaagacagtcgtggatcatc is a genomic window containing:
- the LOC127977375 gene encoding ATM interactor-like isoform X1 — protein: MAASTVNSNSRHKRQTCIEKLPLQDREIIKPSITELTKEVRTNILCTVEGCGKILPNTPALNMHLVKSHRIKEGLVNPTIRKDIKESQKLYCCPIEGCPRGPNRPFSQFSLVKQHFMKMHAEKKHKCLKCSNGYSTEWDLRRHVEDCGRTYSCTCGCPYASRAALLSHIYRTGHEVPKEHRYPPVKKRKMEILSSSTTNFMPDELINEIPDCKKKISEGAVPTKFISGTSATAKHNTNHPKHTQKLLLPKPKVALVNVPVMQFTHLPVLLPSVESSALRSLVLSVDAQGSVSTVRILSPSVSTVVPDLNNKAFKEAFPVHTSGQETISTGVQVNLESQASVGDPMCFGSRNKSTSTNIQTDISYLNKGMDAGPLTVSPCCEASVSSCSQTDISVSAQIQLPVNVQTQTLPSQIKATFSIGAQTDVFSFSSINVTRETQTSCSAAPVDESQMDQEMCTNLFDTDTLSVSTQTAEADAHFRTSGLEDPLTSTGAGLFEDKTAASMCFGAQTDILHQNTVADNQTQTMILFRDLENILSDSMTGVASSCSSGLVGTHEPHHTGIDFDFEEFLNATHIQTQTEESGLNSLNTETTLELLDIETQTDFLLYDNLGNGHNSDVGTRVQPSDLELEMFDTQTQTDLNFLLDTGGHMPLGSILRQSSFSMSTDSSDTETQTDVRPDPLSLPCSHDGQVRLSTAETQTISSSFQSLGHLFHTSNETQTAVDDFLSADLAWNMESHFSSVETQTCEELISLFQHNEKSKS
- the LOC127977375 gene encoding ATM interactor-like isoform X2, whose product is MAASTVNSNSRHKRQTCIEKLPLQDREIIKPSITELTKEVRTNILCTVEGCGKILPNTPALNMHLVKSHRIKEGLVNPTIRKDIKESQKLYCCPIEGCPRGPNRPFSQFSLVKQMHAEKKHKCLKCSNGYSTEWDLRRHVEDCGRTYSCTCGCPYASRAALLSHIYRTGHEVPKEHRYPPVKKRKMEILSSSTTNFMPDELINEIPDCKKKISEGAVPTKFISGTSATAKHNTNHPKHTQKLLLPKPKVALVNVPVMQFTHLPVLLPSVESSALRSLVLSVDAQGSVSTVRILSPSVSTVVPDLNNKAFKEAFPVHTSGQETISTGVQVNLESQASVGDPMCFGSRNKSTSTNIQTDISYLNKGMDAGPLTVSPCCEASVSSCSQTDISVSAQIQLPVNVQTQTLPSQIKATFSIGAQTDVFSFSSINVTRETQTSCSAAPVDESQMDQEMCTNLFDTDTLSVSTQTAEADAHFRTSGLEDPLTSTGAGLFEDKTAASMCFGAQTDILHQNTVADNQTQTMILFRDLENILSDSMTGVASSCSSGLVGTHEPHHTGIDFDFEEFLNATHIQTQTEESGLNSLNTETTLELLDIETQTDFLLYDNLGNGHNSDVGTRVQPSDLELEMFDTQTQTDLNFLLDTGGHMPLGSILRQSSFSMSTDSSDTETQTDVRPDPLSLPCSHDGQVRLSTAETQTISSSFQSLGHLFHTSNETQTAVDDFLSADLAWNMESHFSSVETQTCEELISLFQHNEKSKS